The Meriones unguiculatus strain TT.TT164.6M chromosome 18, Bangor_MerUng_6.1, whole genome shotgun sequence genome segment GGTTGAGGAGTGaggaaaaagacaacaaaaaagaTTCCATAAAAATTCTACGCCAAATTACAGATAAAATGCAAAAGGAGCATGGGCTCAAGAGCACCTCACCCCTCCTCACACATCCTCCAGCCTCCATCTCTGGAGAGGCCAGAGCCAAAGGCAGAATTACGCTGGAGGCATTTCTGGGCTCCACCTAGCCCAGGAGAACAGGAGGCAGCAGTGGGCAACTTGTGtctctttgtttaaaaaatatattcatgtaGTTATTGCTTGTCCTCCAGTGGGGTGGGAGACACAGCGGCTCAGTGGGCAAGGGCTGCAGCCTCAACGGCACGGGCTTTCTTCCGCCTCTTCAGAAGCAGAGGATTGGATGCATCTTCTATCTTCTTTATCTTGATCTGTTCATAGTCAACACGCATTGTGGCCAAGGCACTGGTCATCTCCTCCTGGGAGCAGGGTCGGGATTATGCAGCAGGGAAAGAGGGCAGAAAAAGATATAAGCAGTGAGAGACACACAGGCAAGGCAGTTTTCCTGTGGCACAGTGAGAACAGGCCAGTTGTGGGTCCACATTGCTGATAGCAGCATCCCCAGCACTAGGTCAGCACAGGCTGGCCACTGTGTAGCTATTCTCCCAGAAACCCTCTGACAAGCCCACAAAAGGGGAAAGAGCCCTAGTCCAGCCATCCTGTCTGGGGATTTAATGCCCTCATCTGAAAACTGAGGAGATAGTACCCGATGCCCTTCCGGTCACACTAGAGCTTCAGGGAGAGAAGGGCTCATGAGAAACAGACAGTAGAGTCTGGCCACAACCTTTGCCACAAGCCAGGGAAAGCAATGGCTCCCAGTCGtctttttattgctgtggagaCACTGGGATGAAGTAGACAGACCCAAACTGTCTTCGGCCATCACTCATGCTGGGGACTTTGTCTACATTGCTTCCCTAAGCTCTCTCACTCAGTTGTGTCCCTCACCTTGACATCCTCCCATCGTTCCTTGTCCTCCTTTAGGACACGGCTGGTGTGCAGTGGAGTCTGAGGGACCTTCGTAGATTGctgaggagagagaaatgggatCGAGTGGCACTCTGGGGCAGTAAAGTCCTGGTGAAGACACCATACTGAGCAACAGTCCCTTGCACCCAGGTGTTCCCAGCCCACAAAGCTTACCATGATCCAGGGGTGGTTCATAAATTCTGTGATGGTCATTCTCTGGGTGGGCTCTGTCTTCAGCAGATTCCGGATAAGCATCTTTACTATGGGGTGAGAAGGCAGAGGACACAACAGCTCAGAGGACTGGACAGCTCAACggacagagacagacagctcAGGGGACAGAACAGCTCAGGGACAAGGATGGCTCAGGAGCTATACTTTCTCTGCACTCTCCTGCATTAATCAGCTCAAAAGGGACTACATGGAGGCAGCTACCCAAGAAGCAGTGACTCCAAGGACCAACATGCTAAAGCACTGGAAAAGCCCTACACAGATAGCTCTGACCCCGCCTCAGGTCCTTCACAGAAGCAAAAGATCCCAAGAAAAAGAAGCACAGGCACCATGTGAGATAAACACCTACACCTACATTCACGCATACTCCCGGAAGGCTGGTTCCTACCTTCTTCTGATACTTCTGACCATTCTGGGTTAGGAAATTCATACTGGCCCATTCGAATACGAGTCTTCATGCCCGGAGAGATGGCAAGGCCATGATTGGAATAGAAGGGGGGATACCCACAGAGCCTAAGGAACAGAAGGGCAAAGTGGGTGTTATTTAGGAACCCTGCACCAAGAATTGGGTGAGAAACAGGCTCTTCTTGTAATAGTCATAGAGAAATAGGAAACTGCTGATAAAGACACAGCACGACTCAGAAGTCTAATGTGCCAAGAATGTCAACTAAACGGCCTAGCCCATTAGCTAGTTTCTACCACCACTTAGGAACCAGAAGCCACTAAGCATCAAGTGAAGGAGTGGTACAGGGGATTCCCAGGGAATACCCCACCCAAAGGGGAAATCCTaatgcctgcctcttcctcttgtcCTATAGATGGACAAGCTTCCCCAGCTCCCTAACGCACTGCATCCCACGCCCCAATCCACTTACAGAATATACATGATGACACCCAAGGACCACATGTCACAGGACTTGTCATACTTCTCTGGGCCCAGCACTTCCGGAGCTGCAAAGCAAAGATCACTGTAAATTGTCCTGGCTCTTTGAATCCTGAGACCTACCCTGTTTCAGAGTTCTTCACCCCATCCTGACGGAAGAGCAGCTGGAGCGGGAGGGGTTAAATAGAAGCACTCCCAGAGAAGGGACCCTGCAGTGGAAGCTGAAGTGAAAACACTGCTGAACTGCTGACAACTTGCAGTCGCATGCTGCCCACAAACATGCTTTGAGAGTTCATTCTATGAGTCCGCAGGTACTTCAGAGCAAAATCAGAATTCCCAGGCTCCACAGAGAATGTGACAGGAAGAGAACACAGACACCCAATTCTGCCCTAAGCCCTGCAGACTATTTCTATAACCCTCGGTCACAGCTGACCTCTGGCAGTCCACTTATGGTAGGGTCCCAACATGCCTAGGACCTATGGTCTCCTGAGACAAGCAGAACAAGGGGCTGGGGCAGAGCCTTGGGTAAAGACTCAATCCCTGGGCCTCTCCTGAACTCACCCACATAGTATGGTGTGTAACACGGAGTGGTCAGAGAGTTGTGACTGGTGGTTTCCTTGGCAAAGCCAAAATCAGTGAGTTTCAGAATGGCATTGGGCCTTTTGGAAGTATATAAGAGGTtttcaggctggagagagagagaaagatgagtaAGTAACAACCCTGCGGAAATGCTGAGAAACCCAAGTGGAAGGATTGTGCATTCCCTTATGGAACCAACACCCCCATCCAGTCCCTCTGCACTGTACACAATGAGGACGGAGTGAGAACGAAGAAGGAGGGCATGGAGTGAGGTACCCTGCTGCCTCAGAAAGCTGTATGGGACAGTGAGATGCTGATGAGGAGACCTACCTCATCATTTTGGAGTGCAGCCAAAGAGGGCTTCATTACTAAGTTTGTGGGTCCCACTGTTCCAGAATCCCACAGACCATAGACTTGGCCACAGACCCACCCTGCTCCAAGGAACCAGGCAACCAGGGAACCAGGCAAGGGGAATCACACTGTCTCATTCATCCTCACAGCTCATGGGGTATAAATAGGTGGTACCTTGACATCCCGATGAGCAATGTTGATAGAGTGCAAATACTGGATGGCCTCACCGATGCTCTTCATGATTTCTGATGCTtctgaagagaagagagaaaaacacaaGCTAAAAGTCTGAAAGCTGTATACACCAGCTTGCCAATGCAGCCTCAGTCTCCAACCAACTCATAGAGACACAAGGAGCTAGAAGCTGGCGTGACCTCTCCTATAAGCAGGTCCTGCAAAGGATCTACAGTTGCCTACTGCCCTGTCCACCCAAAGCTATCCCCACAGCAGACCCTCTACCTCTTTCTGTGAATGCCTGGTCTCCTCGGTCCTGGATTCGACTAAAAAGCTCTCCACCATCGAGACTAGAAAAAAAAGGCACAGTAAAAGACCTGGCAACCAGCAAATGCCTCTCCACCCCGCACCGCACTCCACTGCCCCCAAAGAAAGTTGGACACTGATATTCTAAATTTTAAGATCTACAATGGGCTGTACCCAGAGGCAGGAGGCACCTCAGTGTGGCATGGGGATAGGTGGGGCGGAACCCAGCAGGCTGCTTACCACTCCATGACAATCAGCAGACACTTCCTCCCAGCATACAGGTTCTCATAGACATCCACAATGTGCACAATGTGCGGGCACTGGGAGGCCCTCCAGTGCAGTTCCACCTCTCTGCGAGCCTTAGGACAGTCCTGGAGCATCTGCAAGACCAGCAAGTCCTGAGTGATACAAGTCTACAGAAAATGGCTAATGACCCCCGCCCCAGGCTTGCCGGAGGCCTGTGCCCACGTGTCAGCTTTCCCAGCAACACGACAAACGTTATTTCCCCAGGCAAAGGCCACTTCCGTGGCACCTTCCCCAGTCTCTCCTGCTCTAGGACCCTAGATGACTCTGCAGCAACTTTAACCACTCAACACAAAACTCAACTTGACTCTCCAGAACCTGGACAGCAAGGCTGAGACAACTCTCATTCCCAACAGGCAGCAAGGCCTCCCATCAGCTAACAGCATGAAGTCTATGGGCAGCAGTCGCGTACTGGAGAACAGTGTCCCATGGAGACAGACTGAAAAGAACCACTACAAGAAAAGAGATGGATTCCAGGATCAGCAGGGACAGAAACCAAAACCACCCAAACCCTATAGCAGATTCAGGTAGATAGCCTCTGGAGTCAGCCAAGTACTGGTCGGAACCCCGGAGTTTACCACATCTGCAGTCTTGACTAAGTTGTGCAACTCAGTCAGTGAGCTGCCTTCCCAGCCCTGCTTCTTTCCTAGACCAGGTGTCCAGGTGCATGCAGTGAAGCTGGACCCTCAGCAGACTATAAGGCTGGATTCTGTTCGGTCTAAATCAGCTCACTGATTTCCATCCTTTTGCTACTGGCTAGCTTAGGAACAAGCCTAGGATCCAAATGGCCC includes the following:
- the Mapkapk2 gene encoding MAP kinase-activated protein kinase 2, with the protein product MLSGSPGQTPPAPFPSPPPPAPAQPPPPFPQFHVKSGLQIRKNAITDDYKVTSQVLGLGINGKVLRIFDKRTQQKFALKMLQDCPKARREVELHWRASQCPHIVHIVDVYENLYAGRKCLLIVMECLDGGELFSRIQDRGDQAFTEREASEIMKSIGEAIQYLHSINIAHRDVKPENLLYTSKRPNAILKLTDFGFAKETTSHNSLTTPCYTPYYVAPEVLGPEKYDKSCDMWSLGVIMYILLCGYPPFYSNHGLAISPGMKTRIRMGQYEFPNPEWSEVSEEVKMLIRNLLKTEPTQRMTITEFMNHPWIMQSTKVPQTPLHTSRVLKEDKERWEDVKEEMTSALATMRVDYEQIKIKKIEDASNPLLLKRRKKARAVEAAALAH